The Deinococcus aestuarii genome window below encodes:
- a CDS encoding WD40 repeat domain-containing protein, with translation MRTWMLLALWLTGSAVGGGREPVNPTPSAVLGDGNLLSVAYSPDGRWLATGGGRVMLRDARTRAVTRVFDNTGCAATRLGFSPDGEVLGAACGAAGEFRFWRVDTGAQVTSVRRANALAWNFAFLPGAQDFVGAFSQPQLVRGTLGSDAFRRVGAVHPPGINAVATGPGVLVSTGEDGRVLVSPQPALAPVRELRPAGFDNPVRLAVNPQGTVLAVGDVRGTVDLYRLRDLGRITRLPGGGKRPPPVFAFSPDGRTLAAETGGVLFLVDAETGAARRRAEVGFVEDLAWAPDGETLVLAGPQGTLRELNARTLTTRFENALTRRLETDFSRLAVTRSGELLSGTLDGHLLAWDLSRTPPALVRRVPIPSGNLPGERPVVAAAAGDLALVVAPGTGRGLSASLYDARSGTLGPVLGSVGGPEAAAFSPDGRGVALGIGRNVEVRGVPGGRLQTHLIARGEGGVSHVAFFPDGRRVALIVSAYEVPTLEVWDVGENALLGSVGLRRGLNDLAVSPDGRRVVTVGVDGHARMWDARLRALGYVRAHGRPGRPESANTVAFSPDGQRFATGGHDSTIRVWRTADLRPLGVLRGHACFVLDLVWFAPHQLASGACDGTRRVWTVH, from the coding sequence ATGCGAACGTGGATGCTGCTGGCCCTCTGGCTGACCGGGTCGGCAGTGGGCGGCGGGCGCGAGCCTGTGAACCCCACCCCGTCCGCCGTGTTGGGTGACGGGAACCTGCTCAGCGTGGCCTACAGCCCCGACGGGCGCTGGCTGGCCACCGGGGGCGGCCGGGTGATGCTGCGCGACGCCCGCACCCGCGCCGTCACCCGGGTGTTCGACAACACGGGCTGCGCGGCGACCCGCCTGGGCTTCTCGCCGGACGGTGAGGTGCTGGGGGCGGCCTGCGGCGCCGCCGGTGAGTTCCGCTTCTGGCGGGTGGACACCGGGGCACAGGTCACGTCCGTCCGGCGGGCGAACGCGCTGGCCTGGAACTTCGCCTTCCTGCCGGGCGCACAGGACTTTGTGGGGGCCTTTTCCCAGCCGCAACTGGTGCGGGGCACCCTGGGCTCGGACGCCTTCCGGCGGGTGGGGGCCGTCCATCCACCGGGCATCAATGCGGTGGCGACCGGTCCTGGAGTCCTCGTCAGCACGGGCGAGGACGGCCGCGTCCTGGTGTCCCCGCAGCCCGCCCTGGCCCCGGTGCGGGAACTGCGCCCGGCAGGCTTCGACAACCCGGTGCGGCTGGCGGTGAACCCACAGGGCACCGTCCTGGCCGTGGGGGACGTGCGCGGCACGGTGGACCTCTACCGCCTGCGCGACCTGGGGCGGATCACCCGGCTTCCCGGCGGCGGCAAGCGTCCCCCGCCCGTGTTTGCCTTCTCCCCGGATGGGCGCACCCTCGCGGCGGAGACCGGTGGCGTGCTCTTTCTCGTGGACGCCGAGACCGGGGCCGCCAGGCGGCGCGCGGAGGTGGGCTTCGTGGAAGACCTGGCCTGGGCGCCGGATGGCGAGACCCTGGTGCTCGCCGGGCCACAGGGCACGCTGCGGGAGCTGAACGCCCGGACGCTGACGACACGCTTCGAGAACGCCCTCACCCGGCGGCTGGAGACGGACTTCAGCCGACTGGCCGTCACCCGGTCGGGAGAGCTGCTGTCCGGCACGCTGGACGGGCACCTGCTGGCCTGGGACCTGTCGAGGACCCCGCCCGCACTGGTGCGCCGCGTCCCCATTCCTTCTGGCAACTTGCCGGGTGAGCGTCCCGTCGTGGCTGCCGCCGCGGGCGACCTCGCGCTGGTGGTGGCACCCGGCACCGGGCGTGGCCTGTCCGCCTCCCTCTATGACGCGCGGTCTGGGACCCTGGGGCCGGTCCTGGGGTCGGTCGGCGGTCCAGAGGCCGCCGCCTTCTCCCCGGATGGGCGCGGGGTCGCCCTGGGCATCGGGCGGAATGTGGAAGTCCGTGGTGTCCCGGGTGGCCGCCTGCAAACCCACCTGATTGCGCGGGGCGAGGGTGGGGTGAGCCACGTGGCCTTTTTCCCGGATGGGCGGCGCGTGGCGCTGATCGTGAGTGCCTACGAGGTGCCGACCCTGGAGGTGTGGGACGTGGGGGAGAACGCCTTGCTGGGATCGGTGGGCCTGCGCCGGGGGCTGAACGACCTGGCGGTCTCTCCCGACGGGCGGCGCGTGGTGACCGTCGGTGTGGATGGCCACGCGCGAATGTGGGACGCGCGTCTGCGGGCGCTGGGATACGTGCGCGCCCACGGGAGGCCGGGCAGACCGGAGTCGGCCAACACCGTGGCCTTTTCACCGGACGGGCAGCGGTTCGCCACCGGGGGTCACGACTCCACCATCCGGGTGTGGCGCACGGCGGACCTCCGGCCGCTCGGCGTGCTGCGCGGTCACGCCTGCTTCGTGCTGGACCTGGTGTGGTTCGCCCCGCACCAGCTGGCGAGCGGGGCCTGTGACGGGACGCGCCGCGTGTGGACCGTGCATTGA
- a CDS encoding WD40 repeat domain-containing protein produces MARPLLLATLLMAMPTSALAQAAPVTFDLVRTVQTPSLGAGPLALSPDGRTLTMNTSLGWALFDARTLRQKALAAMDTRRFPAPGIQFSPEGERILSDVGGTAAFDARTGRNLWHAGEGRAAFSPDGERVYLASPTGALAVLDARTGQVVRGKPEPADSGSVEYYRSGAFYNRPVSFAVHPAGKVLASGSFGGGIVLWNAETGEKTGTLTDQPTSSRPTRAALAGKTAHGGQVTALTFAPDGTLVSGANDGTVKRWDPETGQKLGQALLPDGVQAVALLPGSKGVLVASGTNVVKLGLPDLRRERVFVGHADRVSSLALSGDTLWTSSADGTVKRWSLRSGLDEATYGKVKTAAVSPDGQTFALNLGDTTVRLTDAHGKTLRTLRGFLPPRTFSNFIGGRSFAFSPDGQTLAGGITTMIRMTIETYSAASQVYLWDVAGGRVRRVLEGMPGDDLTFSPDGQQLLGVNNTGGQVPAYGVRRVADGRVIASPCQPYLPNGQATGAKCPPEEVRGVSWVGNRAYRITLGQAGGPTSPALVRDVLTGGVRVSLGKLWNNGPAMGLSPDGRRVVSLAGNGLRLWDGQTGQALRVWPEFTNPFPYRGGPILFSPDGKTVTYPGPDLRLHDTATGRLLGEQKGAGEVVGFLRGGRSLVTVNERGVQLWHVRAGK; encoded by the coding sequence ATGGCCCGACCCCTGCTGCTGGCGACGCTCCTGATGGCCATGCCCACGTCTGCGCTCGCACAGGCCGCACCCGTCACCTTCGACCTGGTCCGGACCGTGCAGACGCCGAGCCTGGGGGCCGGGCCACTGGCCCTGAGTCCCGATGGGCGCACGCTCACCATGAACACAAGCCTCGGTTGGGCGCTGTTCGACGCGCGGACCCTCCGGCAGAAGGCGCTCGCAGCTATGGACACGCGCCGCTTTCCCGCGCCCGGGATCCAGTTCAGCCCGGAGGGGGAGCGGATTCTGTCGGACGTGGGCGGCACTGCCGCCTTCGATGCCCGCACGGGCCGCAACCTGTGGCACGCGGGCGAGGGCCGCGCCGCCTTCAGCCCGGACGGGGAACGCGTGTATCTCGCCTCGCCCACCGGAGCCCTGGCCGTTCTAGACGCCCGCACCGGACAGGTCGTACGCGGGAAGCCGGAACCCGCGGATTCCGGCAGCGTGGAGTACTACAGGAGCGGCGCGTTCTACAACCGCCCGGTTTCCTTCGCGGTCCATCCGGCGGGTAAGGTGCTGGCCTCCGGTTCCTTTGGTGGCGGCATCGTGCTGTGGAACGCGGAGACGGGGGAGAAGACCGGGACCCTCACCGACCAGCCCACCTCCTCCCGACCCACGCGAGCGGCCCTGGCGGGCAAGACCGCGCACGGCGGGCAGGTGACGGCCCTGACCTTCGCCCCGGACGGCACCCTGGTCTCCGGCGCGAACGACGGCACGGTCAAGCGCTGGGACCCGGAGACGGGCCAGAAGCTGGGTCAGGCGCTCCTCCCGGACGGGGTGCAGGCCGTGGCGCTGCTCCCTGGCAGCAAGGGTGTGCTGGTCGCTTCCGGGACGAACGTGGTGAAACTCGGCCTGCCCGACCTGCGGCGGGAACGGGTGTTCGTGGGGCACGCGGACAGGGTCAGTTCCCTCGCCCTCTCCGGTGACACGCTCTGGACTTCCAGCGCGGACGGCACGGTCAAACGCTGGAGCCTGAGAAGCGGACTGGACGAGGCGACCTACGGCAAGGTCAAGACCGCCGCCGTCAGCCCCGACGGACAGACCTTCGCCCTGAACCTGGGGGACACCACCGTGCGTTTGACCGATGCACATGGGAAGACCCTGCGGACGCTGCGCGGCTTCCTGCCACCGAGGACGTTTTCCAATTTCATCGGCGGGCGCTCTTTTGCCTTCAGCCCCGATGGTCAGACGCTCGCGGGGGGCATTACCACCATGATTCGCATGACCATCGAGACGTACTCGGCGGCCAGCCAGGTCTACCTCTGGGACGTGGCGGGCGGCCGGGTGCGGCGCGTTCTGGAGGGGATGCCGGGCGACGACCTGACCTTCAGCCCGGACGGCCAGCAACTGCTGGGCGTGAACAACACGGGCGGCCAGGTCCCTGCCTACGGGGTGCGCCGGGTGGCGGACGGTCGCGTCATCGCTTCTCCGTGCCAGCCGTACCTGCCGAACGGCCAGGCGACCGGGGCGAAGTGTCCGCCGGAGGAGGTGCGGGGCGTGTCCTGGGTGGGGAACCGGGCCTACCGGATCACCCTGGGGCAGGCTGGGGGACCGACCTCCCCGGCCCTGGTGCGGGACGTGCTCACGGGTGGGGTGCGCGTGTCGCTGGGGAAACTCTGGAACAACGGCCCGGCGATGGGACTCAGCCCGGACGGACGGCGGGTGGTGTCGCTCGCCGGGAACGGGCTGCGGCTCTGGGACGGGCAGACCGGCCAGGCACTGCGGGTCTGGCCAGAGTTCACCAACCCGTTCCCTTACCGCGGCGGTCCGATTCTCTTCAGCCCGGACGGGAAGACCGTCACCTATCCGGGGCCTGATCTGCGCCTGCACGACACGGCAACGGGCAGGCTGCTGGGCGAGCAGAAGGGAGCCGGGGAAGTGGTGGGCTTCCTTCGGGGAGGGCGGAGCCTCGTCACTGTGAACGAGCGGGGCGTGCAGCTCTGGCACGTGCGGGCGGGGAAGTGA
- a CDS encoding permease prefix domain 1-containing protein, with protein sequence MNDLDRYLTRATRGLPRAERHRVREELRSSLLERAAEHQVAGHSGEEALRLALHEFGDPRPLAAGMQRLYTLPRLTLALLLAGSVLVLGVPSLARPPAVPALRDPALQAPSCAQQNATPRAGLPGLWDRWVDGRWETSCRAPWTTDLTYLRLADFIAALARQGVQAWTVNESRLHLRFPGQSQDEVVDLGTVLHHRAGERYLHKYELLNVLIRDLHGPVRLEGILNPTLELGSVRLKLGTPSAPLYAADLYAVRTLGLLTPELAPAVPRGVPLDISISGATFDAAGWPQLQIRDGDQHFFAMVDNANCLLYGPGPACGGFLLRVRAAQAGQLSVVPFTDDRGGVLRTPRVVNSVEEFAAATQHRQPALLIWQLDTRELKQLRVIPVTPSRVSAVR encoded by the coding sequence ATGAACGACCTCGACCGTTACCTCACCCGCGCGACTCGCGGCCTGCCCCGGGCCGAACGCCACCGGGTCCGTGAGGAACTCCGCAGCAGCCTCCTTGAGCGCGCCGCCGAACACCAGGTGGCCGGGCACAGCGGGGAAGAAGCCCTGCGCCTGGCGCTCCACGAGTTCGGTGATCCGCGCCCCCTTGCCGCGGGGATGCAGCGCCTCTACACCCTGCCCCGCCTGACCCTCGCCCTGCTCCTGGCCGGGAGCGTCCTGGTGCTGGGCGTTCCGTCTCTCGCACGTCCGCCCGCCGTCCCGGCCCTCAGGGATCCCGCGCTTCAGGCCCCGTCCTGTGCCCAGCAGAACGCCACACCACGCGCGGGCCTCCCCGGACTGTGGGACCGGTGGGTGGACGGGAGGTGGGAGACATCCTGCCGCGCCCCGTGGACGACCGACCTGACCTACCTGCGTCTGGCGGACTTCATCGCCGCCCTGGCGCGGCAGGGCGTGCAGGCGTGGACCGTCAACGAATCCCGCCTCCATCTGCGCTTCCCCGGCCAATCCCAGGATGAGGTGGTGGACCTGGGCACGGTCCTGCACCATCGGGCGGGCGAGCGTTACCTGCACAAATACGAGCTGTTGAACGTCTTGATTCGTGACCTCCACGGACCAGTCCGTCTGGAGGGTATCCTCAACCCGACCCTGGAACTCGGCAGCGTGCGGCTCAAGCTGGGCACCCCCTCCGCCCCCCTGTACGCCGCCGATCTGTACGCGGTCCGGACGCTGGGTCTGCTGACGCCCGAACTGGCACCCGCGGTCCCACGCGGCGTCCCCCTCGACATCTCCATAAGTGGTGCCACGTTCGACGCGGCCGGCTGGCCGCAGCTTCAAATTCGCGACGGTGACCAGCACTTCTTTGCAATGGTCGACAATGCCAATTGCCTGCTCTACGGCCCGGGTCCTGCCTGTGGCGGCTTCCTCTTGCGGGTGCGCGCGGCGCAGGCGGGCCAACTGTCCGTGGTGCCGTTCACGGACGATCGCGGTGGCGTCCTGCGTACTCCAAGGGTGGTGAACTCGGTGGAGGAATTCGCCGCAGCCACCCAGCACCGGCAACCCGCCCTGTTGATCTGGCAGTTGGACACGCGGGAGCTGAAGCAGCTCCGGGTCATCCCCGTCACCCCGTCCAGGGTCAGTGCCGTGCGCTGA
- a CDS encoding PadR family transcriptional regulator yields the protein MPTHDGDLELSLLTLLEGEERYGLDLAKELRNLTGGDLDLNAGTLYPALHRMEQRGWLQSDTRPSPRGGHPLRYYRLTEEGQEALKTKRDAYRRWHQGLTERWGNR from the coding sequence ATGCCTACCCACGATGGCGATCTGGAGCTGTCCCTGCTGACCCTGCTGGAAGGCGAGGAACGCTACGGCCTCGACCTGGCGAAGGAACTCCGCAACCTCACCGGCGGCGACCTCGACCTCAACGCCGGAACCCTCTACCCCGCCCTGCACCGCATGGAACAGCGCGGCTGGCTCCAGAGCGACACCCGACCCAGCCCCAGGGGCGGCCACCCACTGCGGTACTACCGCCTCACCGAGGAAGGTCAAGAGGCTTTGAAGACCAAGCGCGACGCCTACCGCCGCTGGCACCAGGGCCTCACCGAGCGCTGGGGGAACCGATGA
- a CDS encoding WD40 repeat domain-containing protein: MRQHLGLWLGLLTCAASAGAASLPIERVLTGHTGWTTGAALSPDGGQLALVSRSALFLTDRKTGRRVSLAGHTGPITAVTYTPDGRTLFSGGNDGTVRRWDSSTGKRLSTLQACGFVKDAPRYREQVTTLAVRSASDFVVGCAGQLQVWRGGRLVRTLPGTLATYSPDGQRLAVADSERPLKMYDAQTFKVRATLALPLLPRPIDVFTTPGSPSALAFSPDGSRLAVAFRDSMPKVENFMASVYDTGTGERLFDLGGQPDFVDGLAYSPDGQTLAATGRSSTKLYDARTGKQLRLLQPPNTRIGVLAVAWTPDGRNVIATSVKKGAEVLDLTGKVRQTYTVPDDSVMALTWNPAGTLLATGARDGRILLWKGTAVAASWAAHPEGVNDMSFSPDGTRLASGGQDAFLRLWDTRGQPVTALGLKSNGVGWTQFSRDGGTLLFGDWVGLFAVRTTELTRKPNWSIQPVEVALYKQGGQAAYNDPQRWAALTGGAYWQFKSSGGSTFALRLLPDGRTVRELSAASGGAALSQFDSVTGRLTKTILTAPKFGDLYAASFSPDGRRFASGRADGSTEVWSVDQRLGLQRLMSFPGEGAVYQTVFSPDGRLLAALHGDSVNVFDLEKGVEVGSYRGLSASTRAVAFNPAGTLLAVGSGTTERGGTVTVLRVR; the protein is encoded by the coding sequence ATGCGACAACATCTAGGCCTGTGGTTGGGCCTCCTGACCTGTGCCGCCAGTGCGGGTGCCGCGTCCCTCCCCATCGAGCGGGTCCTCACCGGCCACACCGGCTGGACCACGGGCGCCGCCCTCTCCCCGGACGGCGGGCAACTTGCGCTGGTCTCCCGCTCCGCCCTCTTCCTCACCGACAGGAAGACCGGGAGGCGAGTGAGCCTGGCCGGGCACACCGGCCCCATCACCGCCGTCACCTACACCCCCGACGGCCGGACCCTGTTCTCCGGGGGCAACGACGGCACCGTCCGCCGCTGGGACTCTTCCACCGGGAAGCGCCTCTCCACCCTGCAAGCCTGCGGCTTCGTGAAGGACGCTCCGCGGTACCGCGAGCAGGTCACCACCCTGGCCGTCCGTTCCGCCTCGGACTTCGTGGTCGGCTGCGCCGGGCAGCTTCAGGTGTGGCGGGGGGGCCGTCTGGTCCGCACCCTCCCGGGCACGCTCGCCACCTACAGCCCGGACGGGCAGCGGCTGGCGGTCGCGGACAGCGAGCGGCCCCTGAAGATGTACGACGCGCAGACCTTCAAGGTGCGGGCGACCCTGGCGCTGCCTCTTCTCCCGCGGCCCATCGACGTGTTCACCACGCCCGGCTCCCCCAGCGCCCTCGCCTTCTCGCCGGACGGCTCACGCCTCGCGGTGGCCTTCAGGGACTCCATGCCCAAGGTCGAGAACTTCATGGCCTCCGTGTACGACACAGGCACGGGCGAGCGGCTCTTCGATCTGGGGGGACAGCCCGACTTCGTGGACGGCCTCGCCTACAGCCCGGACGGCCAGACCCTCGCTGCCACCGGCCGCAGCAGCACCAAGCTCTACGACGCGAGGACAGGCAAGCAACTGCGCCTCCTTCAGCCTCCGAACACCCGCATCGGTGTGCTCGCCGTGGCGTGGACACCCGATGGCCGCAACGTGATCGCCACGAGTGTCAAGAAGGGGGCAGAGGTGCTCGACCTGACCGGCAAGGTGAGGCAGACCTACACGGTGCCGGACGACTCGGTGATGGCCCTGACCTGGAACCCGGCCGGAACATTGCTGGCGACGGGGGCACGGGACGGCCGCATCCTGCTTTGGAAAGGCACCGCCGTCGCCGCGAGCTGGGCCGCTCACCCCGAGGGTGTGAACGACATGAGCTTCTCGCCGGACGGCACGCGCCTGGCCTCGGGCGGGCAGGACGCCTTCCTGCGCCTGTGGGACACCCGGGGCCAGCCGGTCACCGCGCTGGGCCTGAAGTCCAACGGGGTCGGCTGGACGCAGTTCTCCCGGGACGGTGGAACGCTGCTGTTCGGCGACTGGGTCGGGCTCTTCGCCGTCCGTACCACGGAACTCACCCGGAAGCCGAATTGGTCCATCCAACCCGTCGAGGTGGCGTTGTACAAGCAGGGAGGTCAGGCCGCCTACAACGATCCCCAGCGGTGGGCGGCCCTGACAGGTGGGGCGTACTGGCAATTCAAATCCTCAGGCGGCAGCACCTTTGCCCTGCGGCTGCTGCCCGATGGCCGCACGGTGCGGGAACTGTCCGCCGCATCGGGAGGAGCGGCGCTGAGCCAGTTCGACTCGGTGACGGGGAGGCTGACCAAAACCATCCTGACGGCTCCGAAGTTCGGCGACCTGTACGCCGCGAGTTTCAGCCCCGACGGCCGCCGTTTCGCCTCGGGCCGCGCGGATGGAAGCACCGAGGTCTGGAGTGTGGACCAACGTCTGGGCCTCCAGCGCCTGATGTCCTTTCCGGGAGAGGGAGCGGTGTACCAGACAGTGTTCAGCCCAGATGGGCGACTGCTCGCTGCCCTGCACGGAGACAGCGTGAACGTGTTCGACCTGGAGAAGGGGGTGGAGGTGGGGAGCTACCGGGGCTTGAGCGCCTCGACGCGGGCGGTGGCCTTCAACCCGGCGGGCACCTTGCTCGCGGTGGGCAGCGGCACGACCGAGCGCGGCGGAACGGTCACGGTGCTGCGCGTGAGGTGA
- a CDS encoding PQQ-binding-like beta-propeller repeat protein has product MDDRQVYVMSEGRVRAYDPTLRTQRWSVALPSFGSLAVGGGLVFADDGFAHLHAYDARTGKRVWSAPAPRPLTWGGPGPVSTPLRFLRRAGEVVLAATVDDVRAWDARTGQPLWQIGAGDPIGPFAVDNGVAVFDARTGIEGYIQGVEVSTGRTVWSSQEGAEPLRVAGGRVFGYGRGYVVSVAEVRSGRTVAVRYTFPALAGARNVSHPYVHDAQVCAEGTLRGARHVQCLPRTAGRYVRGDRALLTALRPETSPSRPVWGVQTRQVLRAVDGTWLLGGWRPVRLSLPRVTPLPPGCLPNTRFAEAGPYAVFSACAAFGLGRLTVVDLRRARVVQLIQAAGEVQGAWRVGGRLVILTSREVFSVAEP; this is encoded by the coding sequence GTGGACGACCGCCAGGTCTACGTGATGTCGGAAGGCCGGGTCCGGGCTTACGACCCCACCCTGCGCACGCAGCGCTGGTCGGTCGCCCTGCCCTCCTTCGGCAGCCTCGCTGTCGGGGGCGGCCTCGTGTTCGCCGACGATGGCTTCGCGCACCTGCACGCCTACGACGCCCGCACGGGCAAGCGGGTGTGGTCGGCGCCTGCGCCCCGCCCCCTGACCTGGGGTGGTCCCGGGCCGGTCAGCACGCCGTTACGCTTCCTGCGACGGGCGGGGGAGGTGGTCCTGGCGGCCACCGTGGACGACGTGCGCGCCTGGGATGCCCGGACCGGCCAGCCGCTCTGGCAGATCGGAGCCGGTGATCCCATTGGTCCTTTCGCCGTGGATAACGGAGTCGCGGTCTTCGACGCCCGCACGGGCATCGAGGGGTACATCCAAGGCGTGGAGGTCTCCACCGGGCGCACGGTCTGGTCCAGCCAGGAGGGAGCCGAACCGCTGCGCGTGGCAGGCGGGCGAGTGTTTGGATACGGCCGGGGGTATGTCGTCAGCGTCGCAGAAGTGCGCAGTGGGCGCACCGTCGCCGTCCGTTACACCTTCCCGGCCCTGGCGGGGGCCCGCAACGTGAGCCACCCGTACGTACACGACGCGCAGGTGTGCGCCGAGGGGACCCTGCGGGGAGCCCGGCACGTGCAGTGCCTGCCCCGCACGGCGGGCCGGTACGTGCGTGGGGACCGCGCCCTGCTCACGGCCTTACGCCCCGAAACCTCGCCGTCCCGCCCAGTGTGGGGGGTGCAGACACGGCAGGTCCTCCGTGCGGTGGATGGGACCTGGCTGCTGGGGGGCTGGCGGCCCGTGCGCCTGTCGCTGCCGCGAGTGACGCCGTTGCCCCCAGGCTGTCTGCCCAACACGAGGTTCGCGGAGGCCGGACCCTATGCGGTCTTCTCGGCCTGCGCGGCGTTCGGGTTGGGGCGGCTCACCGTGGTGGACCTCCGTCGCGCGCGGGTGGTGCAGCTCATCCAGGCGGCGGGTGAAGTGCAGGGGGCGTGGCGGGTGGGTGGACGCCTCGTGATTCTCACGAGCCGGGAGGTGTTCAGCGTCGCCGAGCCATGA
- a CDS encoding PQQ-binding-like beta-propeller repeat protein, whose translation MTLSRLLRRCVLLAAACLGAGLAQPIRAPASAVGPAFLPTFPPRPVLWRTLIDPPLSPVTSTLAVEGERLFLLHRGRLRALDAANGTVRWEAGGGLLAPLTVQSGVAYTTGADGLHAFRASDGRPLWTTALRPTATREDGGAWAQNIARVGRTVVMNTTSGAWGVDASSGRQLWHRPRYDATGPVASAGDLGVWIAPDYFHPQVLGVDLRSGRTVWRVEYSDGTAVRVEGDTLFMGSGRVGVRLIDVPTGRSLRVTYDFASALPQGSRAGASFFTPLVSRNAVCASGQGAGRPVVACLPRTAGRRVGGDRALLPRLARRVGRSGNVPQYLVREGFLTAAGEYWLLGGEYATRTTIRGGGLTFGAPTTFVEREGLAFYAVPEAQALVGVRLDTGTLAWSAPLPSKWRDVLLTPSRILVVNGGEVQGYARPETAQK comes from the coding sequence ATGACCCTGAGCCGCCTCCTGCGCCGCTGCGTCCTGCTCGCCGCCGCCTGCCTGGGTGCTGGGCTGGCCCAACCCATCCGTGCGCCCGCCAGCGCCGTGGGTCCGGCCTTCCTCCCCACGTTCCCGCCGCGTCCGGTCCTGTGGCGCACCCTGATCGACCCGCCCCTCTCTCCCGTCACGTCCACCCTCGCGGTGGAGGGCGAGCGGCTGTTCCTCCTGCACCGGGGCCGTCTCCGCGCCCTGGATGCAGCGAACGGCACTGTGCGCTGGGAAGCAGGCGGCGGTCTGCTGGCCCCGCTGACGGTGCAGAGCGGCGTGGCGTACACGACGGGCGCGGACGGTCTGCACGCCTTCCGCGCCTCGGACGGTCGCCCCCTGTGGACCACCGCCCTGCGCCCGACCGCCACACGCGAGGACGGGGGCGCGTGGGCACAGAACATCGCCCGCGTGGGCAGGACCGTCGTCATGAACACCACCTCGGGAGCGTGGGGAGTGGACGCCTCCAGCGGGCGGCAACTCTGGCACCGCCCCCGCTACGACGCGACGGGGCCGGTGGCGAGTGCGGGCGACCTCGGGGTCTGGATCGCGCCCGACTATTTCCATCCCCAGGTGCTGGGCGTGGACCTGCGCAGCGGACGCACCGTCTGGCGGGTGGAGTATTCAGACGGGACGGCGGTGCGGGTGGAGGGCGACACGCTGTTCATGGGCTCAGGTCGGGTGGGCGTGCGCCTGATTGACGTGCCCACGGGTCGCAGCCTGCGGGTCACCTACGACTTCGCCTCGGCCCTGCCCCAGGGAAGCCGGGCGGGAGCATCCTTCTTCACGCCGCTCGTGAGCCGCAACGCGGTCTGTGCCAGCGGGCAGGGCGCGGGACGGCCCGTCGTGGCCTGCCTGCCCCGGACGGCGGGGCGCCGCGTTGGTGGGGACCGAGCCCTGTTGCCCCGGCTGGCCAGGCGGGTGGGCCGGTCCGGGAACGTGCCGCAGTACCTCGTGCGCGAGGGTTTCTTGACCGCTGCGGGGGAGTACTGGCTACTGGGCGGGGAGTACGCCACGCGCACGACGATCCGGGGCGGTGGGCTGACCTTCGGCGCCCCCACGACCTTCGTGGAGCGTGAGGGCCTCGCCTTTTACGCGGTGCCCGAGGCACAAGCCCTGGTGGGGGTGCGGCTGGACACGGGCACGCTGGCCTGGAGTGCGCCGCTGCCGAGCAAGTGGCGCGACGTGCTGCTGACGCCCTCCCGCATCCTCGTGGTGAACGGCGGTGAGGTGCAGGGGTACGCCAGACCGGAGACGGCGCAGAAGTAG